A single Streptomyces sannanensis DNA region contains:
- a CDS encoding class I SAM-dependent methyltransferase: protein MAATPKPETLAAFEAAKGFMPVREGLALHKAAVDAAALGLPLLEVGTYCGRSTILLADAAREAGVTAVTVDHHRGSEEQQPGWEYHDPTVVDPEVGLMDTLPAFRRTLHHAGLEEHVIAVVGRSPQVAKVWAGEVGLVFIDGGHTDEHATNDYEGWAPKVAEGGLLVIHDVFPDPADGGQAPYRIYLRALASGAFTEVSVTDSLRVLRRVASGI, encoded by the coding sequence ATGGCCGCCACCCCCAAGCCGGAGACCCTCGCCGCCTTCGAGGCCGCCAAGGGTTTCATGCCCGTACGGGAAGGGCTCGCGCTCCACAAGGCGGCCGTCGACGCCGCCGCGCTCGGGCTGCCCCTGCTGGAGGTCGGCACCTACTGCGGCCGGTCCACCATCCTGCTCGCCGACGCCGCCCGTGAGGCGGGCGTGACAGCCGTCACCGTCGACCACCACCGGGGCAGCGAGGAGCAGCAGCCGGGGTGGGAGTACCACGACCCGACCGTCGTGGACCCGGAGGTCGGGCTGATGGACACGCTGCCCGCCTTCCGCCGGACCCTCCACCACGCCGGCCTGGAAGAGCACGTCATCGCGGTCGTCGGACGGTCGCCGCAGGTCGCGAAGGTGTGGGCGGGCGAGGTCGGCCTGGTCTTCATCGACGGCGGCCACACCGACGAGCACGCCACCAATGACTACGAGGGCTGGGCGCCCAAGGTCGCCGAGGGCGGGCTGCTCGTGATCCATGACGTCTTCCCGGACCCGGCGGACGGCGGCCAGGCCCCGTACCGCATCTACCTCCGGGCGCTCGCGTCCGGCGCGTTCACCGAGGTCTCGGTGACCGATTCGCTGCGCGTCCTGAGGCGCGTGGCATCGGGGATCTGA
- a CDS encoding N-acetylmuramoyl-L-alanine amidase codes for MSYDSQPSAPRRPRNRLVLVAAGLVPTCLAGWLVWQALSGTDESEPPKALPLPSQSHTTQANSPTHSPAGTDGDKPTGGNSAKPSGRGGPLSGKTVVIDPGHNPENFEHPTEINRQVDIGSGRKECDTTGTSTNSGYTEAQFTLDVSHRLRELLEKQGATVTFTHDADRPYGPCIDERARIGNKAKADAVVSVHADGSAQGNRGFHVILPALVQSGAADTSPIVGPSRELGVRIVGKFVQSTGMPPSNYVGKGTGLDVRKDLGGLNLSTVPKVFIECGNMRDSTDSALLKSASWRQKAAQGIADGITGYLGG; via the coding sequence GTGTCGTACGACAGTCAGCCCTCCGCCCCCCGTCGTCCCCGCAACCGCCTTGTGCTCGTGGCGGCCGGACTCGTTCCCACCTGCCTGGCGGGCTGGCTCGTCTGGCAGGCGCTGAGCGGCACCGACGAGAGCGAGCCGCCGAAGGCGCTGCCGCTGCCGAGCCAGTCGCACACCACGCAGGCGAACTCGCCGACGCACTCCCCGGCCGGTACGGACGGCGACAAGCCCACCGGAGGGAACAGCGCCAAGCCCTCCGGACGGGGCGGCCCGCTCAGCGGGAAGACCGTGGTCATCGACCCGGGGCACAACCCCGAGAACTTCGAGCACCCGACCGAGATCAACCGGCAGGTCGACATCGGCAGCGGCCGCAAGGAGTGCGACACCACCGGCACCTCCACCAACAGCGGTTACACCGAGGCACAGTTCACCCTGGATGTCTCGCACCGGCTGCGTGAGCTCCTCGAAAAGCAGGGTGCCACGGTCACGTTCACCCACGACGCCGATCGCCCGTACGGCCCCTGCATCGACGAGCGGGCCCGCATCGGCAACAAGGCGAAGGCCGACGCGGTCGTCTCCGTCCACGCGGACGGCTCGGCGCAGGGCAACCGGGGCTTCCATGTCATCCTTCCCGCACTGGTGCAGTCGGGAGCCGCCGACACCTCGCCGATCGTCGGACCGTCACGTGAACTCGGTGTGAGAATCGTGGGGAAGTTCGTCCAGTCGACCGGTATGCCGCCGTCCAACTACGTGGGCAAGGGCACGGGGCTGGACGTACGCAAGGATCTGGGCGGGCTGAACCTCTCGACCGTGCCCAAGGTGTTCATCGAGTGCGGCAATATGCGCGATTCAACGGATTCCGCGCTGCTCAAGAGCGCGAGTTGGCGGCAGAAGGCGGCCCAGGGGATCGCCGACGGCATCACCGGCTACCTCGGCGGATAG
- a CDS encoding maleylpyruvate isomerase family mycothiol-dependent enzyme → MTLLEHDRYCDEIITQTAELRTVLSGADLSAKVPSCPEWTLEELARHVGGAHRWVETTVRTRATEMVPQDQVPDSRGPEGADAATLAAWLADGAEKLAATLRAAGPDTEVWTWAWDRTSGFWSRRMTHETLIHRADAALAARVPYEATPEIAADAIDEWLQIVAFVQSVGADKEVAELRGAGRSIHLHAGDAPGAEWLIEFGEDGFTWRRAHEKATVALRGPLTDVLQVFYRRLPADSERVEVLGDAALLDFWLERATFG, encoded by the coding sequence ATGACGCTGCTGGAACATGACCGCTATTGCGACGAAATCATCACGCAGACAGCCGAGTTGAGGACTGTGCTGTCCGGGGCCGACCTGTCCGCCAAGGTGCCCAGCTGCCCGGAGTGGACCCTGGAGGAGCTCGCCCGCCATGTGGGCGGCGCACACCGCTGGGTGGAGACGACGGTACGGACGAGGGCCACCGAAATGGTCCCGCAGGACCAGGTGCCGGACTCCCGCGGGCCCGAGGGCGCCGATGCGGCCACGCTGGCGGCCTGGCTGGCGGATGGCGCGGAGAAGCTCGCCGCGACGTTGCGGGCGGCCGGCCCGGACACCGAGGTGTGGACCTGGGCCTGGGACCGCACCTCGGGCTTCTGGTCGCGGCGGATGACCCACGAAACGCTGATCCACCGCGCCGACGCGGCGCTCGCCGCCCGGGTCCCGTACGAGGCCACTCCCGAGATCGCGGCGGACGCCATCGACGAATGGCTGCAGATCGTCGCCTTCGTCCAGTCGGTCGGCGCCGACAAGGAGGTGGCCGAACTGCGCGGTGCGGGCCGCAGCATCCACCTCCACGCCGGCGACGCGCCCGGCGCCGAGTGGCTGATCGAGTTCGGCGAGGACGGCTTCACCTGGCGGCGCGCCCACGAGAAGGCGACGGTCGCGCTGCGCGGCCCGCTCACCGACGTCCTCCAGGTCTTCTACCGGCGGCTGCCCGCGGACAGCGAGCGGGTGGAGGTGCTTGGCGACGCCGCCCTGCTGGACTTCTGGCTGGAGCGCGCGACCTTCGGGTGA
- a CDS encoding prenyltransferase has translation MTSPERTEHLVLPGVLTAEQAVETVAGVLAVQREDGAIPWFRGHHLDPWDHTEAAMALDAAGEHEAAARAYAWLARHQNQDGSWYAAYQDGDPYAVTDRGRESNFCAYIAVGVWHHYLATGDDTFLDRMWPVVYAAIEFVLGLQQPGGQIGWKREADGTPVDDALLTGSSSIHQALRCALAIAEQREEPQPDWELAAGALAHAIRRHPERFLDKSRYSMDWYYPVLGGALTGAEAKARIDEKWDDFVVPGLGVRCVLPNPWVTGGESCELALTLWATGESDRALEILQSIQHLRADDGMYWTGYVFEDEAVWPAELTTWTAGSLLLAVAALGGDEATCAVFGGERLPRGLEPDCC, from the coding sequence GTGACGAGCCCCGAGCGGACCGAGCATCTGGTCCTGCCCGGAGTCCTCACCGCGGAGCAGGCCGTCGAGACCGTCGCCGGCGTCCTCGCCGTGCAGCGCGAGGACGGCGCCATACCGTGGTTCCGGGGGCATCACCTCGATCCGTGGGACCACACCGAGGCGGCCATGGCGCTGGACGCGGCCGGCGAGCACGAGGCGGCGGCCCGCGCCTACGCCTGGCTCGCCCGGCACCAGAACCAGGACGGTTCCTGGTACGCCGCGTACCAGGACGGCGACCCGTACGCCGTCACCGACCGCGGCCGGGAGTCCAACTTCTGCGCGTACATCGCGGTCGGCGTCTGGCACCACTACCTCGCCACCGGCGACGACACCTTCCTCGACCGGATGTGGCCCGTCGTGTACGCCGCGATCGAGTTCGTGCTGGGGCTGCAGCAGCCCGGCGGGCAGATCGGCTGGAAGCGCGAGGCCGACGGCACACCCGTCGACGACGCGCTGCTGACCGGCAGTTCCTCGATCCACCAGGCGCTGCGCTGCGCGCTCGCCATCGCCGAGCAGCGCGAGGAGCCGCAGCCCGACTGGGAGTTGGCGGCCGGCGCCCTGGCCCATGCGATACGCCGTCACCCCGAGCGCTTCCTGGACAAGTCCCGCTACTCGATGGACTGGTACTACCCGGTCCTCGGCGGCGCGCTGACCGGGGCGGAGGCCAAGGCCCGTATCGACGAGAAGTGGGACGACTTCGTCGTGCCCGGGCTCGGTGTGCGCTGCGTCCTGCCCAATCCCTGGGTCACGGGCGGCGAGAGCTGCGAACTCGCCCTCACGCTCTGGGCGACGGGGGAGTCCGACCGGGCACTGGAGATCCTTCAGTCGATCCAGCATCTGCGCGCCGACGACGGCATGTACTGGACGGGGTACGTCTTCGAGGACGAGGCCGTCTGGCCGGCAGAGCTCACCACCTGGACGGCCGGCTCGCTGCTTCTCGCCGTGGCCGCGCTCGGCGGCGACGAGGCGACCTGTGCTGTCTTCGGCGGCGAACGGCTGCCGCGCGGACTCGAACCGGACTGCTGCTGA
- a CDS encoding class I SAM-dependent methyltransferase yields the protein MLTVDFTRFPLAPGDRVLDLGCGAGRHAFECYRRGAQVVALDRNAEEIREVAKWFAAMKEAGEAPAGATATAMEGDALALPFPDESFDVVIISEVMEHIPDDKGVLAEMVRVLKPGGRIAVTVPRYGPEKICWALSDAYHEVEGGHIRIYKADHLLDRMREAGLEPYGTHHAHALHSPYWWLKCAFGVDNDKALPVRAYHKLLVWDIMKKPAVTRVAEQLLNPVVGKSFVAYATKPHSPSLRGGHPQPKAVAPDARAAAGPQTSTVPAPLRSAGEEAGA from the coding sequence GTGCTGACCGTCGACTTCACCCGTTTCCCGCTCGCGCCGGGTGACCGTGTGCTCGATCTGGGCTGCGGCGCCGGGCGGCATGCCTTCGAGTGCTACCGGCGCGGCGCCCAGGTCGTGGCCCTGGACCGGAACGCGGAGGAAATCCGCGAGGTCGCCAAGTGGTTCGCCGCGATGAAGGAGGCCGGGGAGGCCCCCGCGGGCGCCACGGCCACCGCCATGGAGGGCGACGCGCTCGCCCTGCCGTTCCCCGACGAGTCCTTCGACGTCGTCATCATCTCCGAGGTGATGGAGCACATCCCGGACGACAAGGGCGTACTGGCCGAGATGGTCCGGGTGCTGAAGCCCGGCGGCCGTATCGCCGTCACCGTGCCCCGCTACGGCCCGGAGAAGATCTGCTGGGCGCTCTCCGACGCGTACCACGAGGTCGAGGGCGGCCATATCCGTATCTACAAGGCCGACCACCTGCTCGACAGGATGCGCGAGGCGGGCCTCGAGCCGTACGGCACGCATCACGCGCACGCGCTGCACTCCCCGTACTGGTGGCTCAAGTGCGCGTTCGGCGTCGACAACGACAAGGCGCTGCCGGTCCGCGCGTACCACAAGCTGCTGGTCTGGGACATCATGAAGAAGCCCGCCGTGACCCGGGTCGCCGAGCAGCTGCTCAACCCGGTCGTCGGCAAGAGCTTCGTGGCGTACGCGACCAAGCCGCACTCCCCCTCGCTCCGCGGGGGGCACCCCCAGCCGAAGGCCGTCGCCCCCGACGCACGCGCTGCCGCCGGGCCGCAGACGAGCACGGTGCCCGCACCTCTGCGCAGCGCGGGCGAAGAGGCGGGCGCGTGA
- a CDS encoding glycosyltransferase family 4 protein, which produces MTAEAVEAAPRGSASADGDRPLRIALLTYKGNPFCGGQGVYVRHLSRELARLGHSVEVIGAQPYPVLDEGVPLTELPSLDLYRQPDPFRTPKRDDYRDWIDALEVATMWTGGFPEPLTFSLRARRHLAERRGHFDVIHDNQTLGYGLLGGPGALGAPLVTTIHHPITVDRRLELDAAQDWKRRSSVRRWYGFTRMQKRVARRLPSVLTVSGSSRQEIVEHLGVRRDRIHVVHIGADTDLFSPDPSVPRIPGRIVTTSSADVPLKGLVHLIDALAKLRTEQPDAHLVVVGKRAEDGPVAQAIERYGLEGAVEFVKGISDAELVDLVRGAQVACVPSLYEGFSLPAAEAMATGTPLVATTGGAIPEVAGPDGETCLGVPPGDAGALAAALGRLLGDPELRARLGAAGRERVLARFTWARAAEGTAELYRAGIEASAAARRAC; this is translated from the coding sequence GTGACCGCTGAGGCCGTGGAGGCGGCTCCCCGCGGGAGCGCGTCCGCCGACGGCGACCGTCCGCTGCGGATCGCTCTCCTCACCTACAAGGGCAACCCCTTCTGCGGCGGCCAGGGTGTCTACGTCCGCCATCTCTCCCGCGAGCTGGCCCGCCTCGGTCACAGCGTCGAGGTCATAGGCGCCCAGCCCTACCCGGTGCTCGACGAGGGTGTGCCGCTCACCGAGCTGCCCAGCCTCGACCTCTACCGCCAGCCCGATCCTTTCCGCACCCCGAAGCGCGACGACTACCGCGACTGGATCGACGCCCTCGAGGTCGCCACCATGTGGACCGGCGGCTTCCCCGAGCCGCTCACCTTCAGCCTCCGCGCCCGGCGCCATCTCGCCGAGCGGCGCGGGCACTTCGACGTGATCCACGACAACCAGACCCTGGGGTACGGGCTGCTCGGCGGCCCCGGCGCACTCGGCGCACCCCTGGTCACCACCATCCACCACCCCATCACGGTCGACCGGCGACTGGAGCTCGACGCGGCGCAGGACTGGAAGCGCCGCTCCTCCGTGCGCCGCTGGTACGGCTTCACCCGGATGCAGAAGCGGGTCGCCCGCCGGCTGCCGTCCGTGCTCACCGTCTCCGGCTCGTCCCGGCAGGAGATCGTCGAGCATCTCGGGGTGCGCCGGGACCGTATCCATGTGGTGCACATCGGCGCGGACACGGACCTCTTCTCGCCCGACCCGTCCGTCCCCCGGATACCTGGCCGGATCGTCACCACGTCCAGCGCGGACGTCCCCCTCAAGGGTCTGGTCCATCTCATCGACGCGCTCGCCAAGCTGCGCACCGAGCAGCCGGACGCGCACCTCGTCGTCGTCGGCAAACGCGCCGAGGACGGCCCGGTCGCGCAGGCCATCGAGCGGTACGGCCTCGAAGGCGCCGTCGAGTTCGTCAAGGGCATCTCCGACGCCGAACTCGTCGATCTGGTGCGCGGTGCCCAGGTGGCCTGTGTGCCGTCCCTGTACGAGGGCTTCTCGCTGCCCGCCGCGGAGGCCATGGCCACCGGCACGCCGCTGGTCGCCACCACGGGCGGTGCGATCCCCGAGGTCGCGGGACCGGACGGGGAGACCTGTCTCGGCGTACCGCCCGGCGACGCGGGCGCGCTGGCCGCGGCGCTGGGCCGGCTGCTGGGCGACCCCGAGCTGCGGGCCCGCCTCGGCGCCGCGGGCCGGGAGCGGGTACTGGCCCGCTTCACCTGGGCGCGGGCCGCGGAGGGCACCGCGGAGCTGTACCGGGCGGGGATCGAGGCATCGGCCGCTGCCCGGAGGGCCTGCTGA
- a CDS encoding TetR family transcriptional regulator produces MTAEAKAATPAPVPAPSPLTERQEARRRRILDASAELACRGGFDAVQMREVAEAAGVALGTLYRYFPSKIHLLVATMQDQLAQMQTTLRKRPPAGETPAERVTETLMRAFRALQREPLMADAMVRAVTFADRSVSPEVDTVSRLTTAVILDAMGLDGPAAPEQLSAVRVVEHTWHSALISWLSGRATIAQVKTDIETACRLVDPTTPRG; encoded by the coding sequence ATGACAGCGGAAGCCAAAGCAGCAACCCCGGCCCCCGTCCCCGCACCCTCACCCCTGACGGAACGCCAGGAGGCACGCCGCCGTCGCATCCTGGACGCCAGCGCCGAACTGGCCTGCCGGGGCGGCTTCGACGCGGTGCAGATGCGCGAGGTCGCCGAGGCCGCGGGCGTGGCCCTGGGCACGCTCTACCGCTACTTCCCCTCCAAGATCCATCTGCTGGTCGCCACCATGCAGGACCAGCTCGCACAGATGCAGACCACCCTGCGCAAGCGCCCGCCGGCCGGCGAGACCCCGGCGGAACGCGTCACCGAGACCCTGATGCGGGCCTTCCGCGCGCTCCAGCGCGAACCACTGATGGCGGACGCCATGGTCCGCGCCGTCACCTTCGCCGACCGCAGCGTCAGCCCCGAGGTGGACACCGTCTCCAGGCTGACAACGGCCGTCATCCTGGACGCGATGGGCCTGGACGGCCCGGCCGCACCGGAACAGCTCTCCGCGGTCCGGGTGGTCGAGCACACCTGGCACTCGGCGCTGATCAGCTGGCTCTCGGGCCGCGCCACGATCGCCCAGGTGAAGACCGACATCGAGACGGCCTGCCGGCTGGTCGACCCGACCACGCCCCGCGGCTGA
- a CDS encoding ferredoxin, with protein MGDRWRVEVDRNVCIGSGLCAGTAPDGFRLDSANQSHPRRDETDADEAILDAAECCPAEAITITRSDTGEVVFPPEE; from the coding sequence ATGGGCGACCGCTGGCGCGTCGAGGTCGACCGGAACGTCTGCATCGGCTCCGGGCTGTGCGCGGGCACCGCTCCGGACGGCTTCCGGCTGGACTCGGCCAACCAGTCCCACCCGCGGCGGGACGAGACCGACGCCGACGAGGCGATCCTGGACGCGGCCGAGTGCTGCCCGGCCGAGGCGATCACCATCACCCGGTCGGACACCGGTGAGGTGGTCTTCCCGCCCGAGGAGTAG
- a CDS encoding C40 family peptidase gives MSAPQFSPSRRSALAALAGVAAGGSLPFTPSAAAATPATAAATTTAPDAAAPASGGRVPVVMDASDPWHFAAHPAGALTPRTLPGTPACLEVSDGQGVLATLTTGARTVTLRGPKRWFTEQKKLFSEPEKHPDPEKRFTDDFDRTLTGTGWGSSPCFGTWTTHNGADGDYFLQGGRAVIQLATTNLSRHALLSDKAVGDVTAAARVSLDKVPTGAPVSVALTFAARDVNNHYRARLIFTPAGEVQFLLEKELADVAGVLSPAVTVSTDFTAFDHWWIQVEKTGGVLRARAWRKGSAKPDWQHSLRDPEKDPAKVFDAGTLGIRALASSGATVPLQARIYDFEITAAEWAEPPVVAHDTWVRVLPEPFDGTWTPALEQRIGAWAGDTSPDALAYASMYRTFAPAVTDTALQDAQVIGEAGYSPKDDAGRRSIGADFHEYMALPWTFPASGESAPNPDPKWKGYLDCSGFVRMVYGHHMGIPMVLDKNFDGRNLPRRSRDQSASGPGVVVAQGTGAAPSLAALRIGDVVFFDATADSDSPETPGGVVDHTGIYVGQDQQGKLRFVSSRKTPNGPTMADLGAKSILNGAPGDLYTKSLRVIRRF, from the coding sequence ATGTCCGCACCGCAGTTCTCGCCGAGCCGCAGATCGGCCCTCGCCGCCCTGGCCGGAGTCGCGGCGGGCGGCTCGCTGCCGTTCACCCCGTCCGCCGCCGCGGCCACGCCGGCCACGGCGGCAGCCACGACCACCGCGCCGGACGCCGCCGCGCCGGCGTCCGGCGGACGGGTTCCGGTGGTGATGGACGCGTCGGACCCGTGGCACTTCGCCGCCCACCCGGCGGGGGCGCTGACCCCCCGTACGCTCCCCGGGACCCCCGCGTGCCTGGAGGTGTCGGACGGCCAGGGAGTGCTTGCCACCCTCACCACCGGTGCCAGGACGGTGACGCTGCGCGGGCCGAAGCGCTGGTTCACCGAGCAGAAGAAACTGTTCAGCGAGCCGGAGAAACACCCCGACCCGGAGAAACGGTTCACCGATGACTTCGACCGGACCCTGACCGGCACCGGCTGGGGCTCCTCCCCCTGCTTCGGCACCTGGACCACCCACAACGGCGCCGACGGGGACTACTTCCTGCAGGGCGGCCGGGCCGTCATCCAGCTCGCCACCACCAACCTCAGCCGCCACGCGCTGCTCTCCGACAAGGCCGTCGGCGACGTCACCGCCGCCGCCCGCGTCTCCCTCGACAAGGTCCCCACGGGTGCGCCCGTCTCGGTGGCCCTCACCTTCGCGGCCCGGGACGTCAACAACCACTACCGGGCACGGCTGATCTTCACCCCCGCGGGCGAGGTCCAGTTCCTGCTGGAGAAGGAACTGGCCGACGTCGCCGGCGTCCTGAGCCCGGCCGTCACGGTCAGCACCGACTTCACGGCCTTCGACCACTGGTGGATCCAGGTGGAGAAGACCGGCGGCGTGCTGCGCGCCCGCGCCTGGCGGAAAGGCAGCGCCAAGCCCGACTGGCAGCACAGCCTGCGCGACCCCGAGAAGGACCCGGCCAAGGTCTTCGACGCCGGCACCCTCGGGATCCGGGCGCTGGCCTCCAGCGGCGCCACGGTGCCCCTGCAGGCCCGGATCTACGACTTCGAGATCACCGCGGCCGAGTGGGCCGAACCGCCGGTCGTCGCCCACGACACCTGGGTACGGGTGCTGCCCGAGCCCTTCGACGGCACCTGGACCCCCGCCCTGGAGCAGCGGATCGGCGCCTGGGCGGGCGACACCTCCCCCGACGCCCTCGCGTACGCCTCGATGTATCGGACCTTCGCCCCCGCCGTGACCGACACTGCGCTCCAGGACGCACAGGTCATCGGAGAGGCCGGGTACAGCCCGAAGGACGATGCGGGACGGCGCTCCATCGGCGCCGACTTCCACGAGTACATGGCTCTGCCCTGGACCTTCCCCGCGAGCGGCGAGAGCGCACCGAACCCGGACCCGAAGTGGAAGGGGTACCTCGACTGCTCGGGCTTCGTCCGGATGGTCTACGGACACCACATGGGCATCCCGATGGTCCTCGACAAGAACTTCGACGGCCGCAACCTGCCCCGCCGCTCGAGGGACCAGTCCGCCTCCGGCCCCGGCGTGGTCGTCGCGCAGGGCACGGGCGCGGCGCCCTCGCTCGCCGCGCTGCGGATCGGTGACGTGGTCTTCTTCGACGCCACCGCCGACTCCGACAGTCCCGAGACCCCCGGCGGGGTGGTCGACCACACCGGCATCTACGTCGGCCAGGACCAGCAGGGCAAACTGCGCTTCGTCTCCAGCCGCAAGACGCCCAACGGGCCGACCATGGCGGACCTCGGTGCCAAGTCGATCCTCAACGGCGCTCCCGGTGACCTGTACACCAAGTCGCTGCGGGTGATCCGGCGGTTCTGA